One genomic segment of Mustelus asterias unplaced genomic scaffold, sMusAst1.hap1.1 HAP1_SCAFFOLD_43, whole genome shotgun sequence includes these proteins:
- the LOC144482860 gene encoding putative G-protein coupled receptor 139 produces the protein MVRGERQNLRTMNRNVPTMDQNLGTMDWNLPTMDRNLGTMDWNVSTMDQNLGTMNRNVPTKDRSVFYWISQFTADYWWMTSVDRIVYLLNVIQCFYYPLLAIVGVPVNIITIVTLTSRNCGLSKCVTQYLVAMSAGDLLVVILDLILRHIPILYREQFDFLLSLPVCNIHAVLLYAATDCSVWFTVTFTFDRFVAICCPKLKSKYCSEKSAAVVLGTVTVLSCLKNIFWYFMLFNRYSLMNEPWFCDVTENVLFSPVWTTIEFLHNIQTPTVPFVLILLLNAFTVRHILVSSRACRRLRAHSSGENPRDPEMESRRKSIILLFVISANFILLWSTLMVYSIWIRMYYLGYRSVWLDFYVMEFGFMLQLTSCCTNTAIYAVTQTHFRQQVINLLKYPLTSILQLIRR, from the exons atggtaaggggggaaaggcag aatctgagaacaatgaaccggaatgttccaacaatggatcagaatctgggaacaatggattggaatcttccaacaatggatcggaatctgggaacaatggattggaatgtttcaacaatggatcagaatctgggaacaatgaaccggaatgttccaaccaaggacaggagtgtattctattggatttctcagtttactgCTGATTATTGGTGGATGACATCAGTTGATCGGATTGTATATCTACTGAACGtgattcaatgcttttactatcccctcctggcgattgttggtgttccgg tgaacataatcacaattgtgaccctgacgagcagaaactgtggtctgtccaaatgtgtcactcagtacctggtggccatgtcagcgggggatctgctggtcgttatcctcgacctgatattaagacacattcccattctttatcgggaacagtttgatttcctgctgtcgctccccgtgtgtaacatccacgccgtcctgctttatgcagccactgactgttctgtctggttcaccgtcactttcacctttgatcgatttgtggccatttgctgccccaagctgaagagtaaatactgCAGTGAGAAAtcagcggctgtggttctgggaacagtgacggtgctgagctgtttaaagaacattttctggtattttatgttatttaaTAGATATTCGCTGATGAACgaaccctggttttgtgatgtcacagagaatgttctgttctctccggtctggacaacaatcgagttcctccacaacattcaaaCCCcaactgtcccgttcgtcctgattctgctgctcaatgctttcaccgtcagacacattttagtgagcagcagagcgtgcaggagactccgggctcacagcagtggggagaatcccagagacccagagatggagagtcgcaggaaatccatcattttactatttgttatctcagccaatttcatcctcttatggtcgacattaatggtttattctatatggattcggatgtattatttgggctatcggtcggtatggttagatttctatgttatggaatttggtttcatgttgcaactcacaagttgttgtacaaacactgccatttatgctgtgacacagactcacttcaggcagcaggtaataaatctgctgaaatatccacttacttcaattcttcaactcattagacgctga